ATAATTCTTCCTGAGAAATTCTGCTGAGCCGTCTTTTGAATCATTGTCAACCACAATTGTCTCAAAATTGGAGTATTTTATCCTCTTTATTGAGTCAAGTATTATCTTAAGGAGCTCCTTTCCGTTATAATTAAGAATTGAAAGCGAAACTAATGGGCTTTTCTTTTTAGAAATCTTGCTCATGCCTTTACCTGCCTCAGGGATTTCTCAGCAATCTCAATGCCCTTCACAAAAACCACATTTTTATCCCTCTTTTTCTCGTTTATGAATGCGAGAATGTCTGAAAGCAGTTTTATCCTGTTTCCAGAGCCGATGAGCCACGGGTGAAAATTCAGGTTGAAATACTCGCCTGAATGCAGGAACTGCCTTTTCCATGTGCGGAGGGAATAATTCAGGAAATCTCTCCCTGAATCCTGCTCAGGGCTTACAAGGGAAAGAAGTTCTCCGTCGCTTGAGGAAAGAACTGGAATTTCAACAAGCCCGTTTTTCAAAAAGGGCTTTTTTTCAGAGAACTTTTCCTTTACATAAAAAAGCATCCTCGCAAGAGAATAGCTTGAGGAATGGTAATCCGGGCGCCCAAATGCCTCAGGAAGGGGAACATGGTAATTGCTCGCCCATTTGTATCCGCGCTCTTTTGCAACAATGTATGAAAGCTCTGTTGAAAACATCCATGGAAACCTTATCCCTTCTGGCTTGTGCCCTGTTGCCTTCCTAATTTCATTCTCAGCAGAATCAAGGGCAGAGTTTGCTTTAGCACGGGAAAGCTGCGCAAAGTTTTCGTGCCTGTTCCCGTGGCATGAAATCTCATGCCCTCTTGAATGCACTTCGCCAACAAGTTCAGGGAAGAACTTTGCAACAACAC
The sequence above is drawn from the Candidatus Woesearchaeota archaeon genome and encodes:
- a CDS encoding polysaccharide deacetylase family protein — encoded protein: MVEMREKKVTVFFDFEAWWEAPYRGRFDIERITRQILEVLDKNRISATFNTCGVVAKFFPELVGEVHSRGHEISCHGNRHENFAQLSRAKANSALDSAENEIRKATGHKPEGIRFPWMFSTELSYIVAKERGYKWASNYHVPLPEAFGRPDYHSSSYSLARMLFYVKEKFSEKKPFLKNGLVEIPVLSSSDGELLSLVSPEQDSGRDFLNYSLRTWKRQFLHSGEYFNLNFHPWLIGSGNRIKLLSDILAFINEKKRDKNVVFVKGIEIAEKSLRQVKA